The Nostoc cf. commune SO-36 genomic sequence AGGCTCATTAATGGAGTTCAAAGGCTCATTAATGGAGTGCAAAGGCTCATTAATGGAGTGCAAAGACTCATCCCTATTCTCAATGCCCAATGCCCCATGCCCAATGCCCAATGCCCAATTCCCAAAGAAATTCTTTAGCGTCTAGAACGTCTGCGGAGTCTATCAATGGTTACTGCCAAAATAATTACTAGTCCTTTGACGACTAGTTGCCAGAAATAAGATAGGTTCAACAAGGTTAAACCGTTGTTGAGAATACCAATAATTAATGCACCTAGAAGTGTGCCGCAATGGTACCAATACCACCTGTGAAGCTTAGTTCCACCAAGAATAACAGCTGCGATCGCCATCGTAATTCGTAACCTTGACCGATTACGCCACTAGCACTATAAAGACGGCTAGCACTCATGATTCCTGCTAAACCTGCTAGTAATCCGCTAATACCATAGACGAATAGCAACACCCGATTAACTTTAATCCCTGTTAATCTGGCTGCCCGCTCGTTACCACCAACGGCATATATCTGCACTCCTAAAACAGTTTGCCGCAACACAAACCAGCTAACGATTACAGTCAGGAGCGCAATTATCACTAGCCACGGCAGGGGGCCGATATAATCATTACCCACCCAAGCAAAATTGATGTCTCGGTTAATCACGGTTGTACCTTTGGCAACCAAGAAGGCTACACCCCGCAAGGCAGTCAGTGAACCCAAGGTAACAATAAAAAGGTGGCACATCTAAAAAAGGTGATGAGAGCGCCGTTGACTAAGCCTAAAAGCAATCCTGCTAGCAATGCAGCAGGCACGGCTGCCCAACTTAAAGCTGGCAGTAGCGATACTAACAAGGCAACTACGGCAGAAACAGCTAAGATTGACCCAACAGAAAAGGTCAATACCTCCGGTGAGAATCACAAAGGTCATTCCTGTCGCCAGCACAATATTGATTGATGACTGACGCAAGATATTAACGATGTTACCGCCTGTGAGGAAGTTGGGCGAAAGGAGTGCAAATAAGATGCAGATAATTATCAGGATTGGCAGAATACCCGCAACTTCCAATAGGGTACTCATTGATTTCCGGTTGCGGGATGCGGGATTGTTGCGTATTTTATTGGCAGGTGGTCTGACTGTCTGACTCATGATGCTAATACCTCCGATGCTCCAGTTGCATAGTGCATAATCTTTTCTTGAGTGATTTCTTTGCCAAGACTGCCATCCAGTTCGCCTACTAGCTGTCCTTCTCGCATCACCAAGACGCGATCGCTCATGCCGACAATCTCCGCCAGTTCGCTGGAAACCATTAAAATAGCTACACCTTGCGCTGCCAATTCGCTCATAATTCGGTAAATTTCGCTTTTAGCACCGATATCTACGCCCCGTGTTGGCTCATCTAACATTAATACTCTCGGCTTAATGGCTAACCAACGCGCTAGCAGTAGCTTCTGCTGATTACCACCAGAAAGATCCAATGCTCTAATTTCCAAATTGGCTAGGCGGATATTAAAGTTTTCTACTGCATCTGTTGAGAGCCGATTAACTGAACCCCAGTTAACAATTCCAGCTTTGGCATCTTGTTTGAGTGTGTTGATGGCAATATTCTTACGGGCGCTCATCTCTAGAAATAAACCTTGATCTTTGCGGTCTTCTGGGACGTAGCCAATTCCTGCTGAAATGGCATCACTGGGCGTATTAATTTCCAGTTTTTTGCCATTCAAGAATACTTCACCACTGGCTTTGCTGGTCTGCACCAAAAATCAGCCGGGATAGTTCTGTGCGTCCTGCACCAACCAACCCTGCTAAACCGACGATTTCTCCAGCATGAACTTTAAAATTAGCTGGCTCAATCTTCTTCCGCGCATCGCTCATATTTCTGACTTCCAGCACGACTGGGCCAGGATTAGTTTGCCGTTGATGTTCGTAAAAGTCTTGCATGGAGCGACCAACCATCATCTGCACTAATCGCTGGGGAGAAATCTCACTGCGTGTCAGACTGCCAATATATTGACCATCACGCAACACGCTAATCCGGTCAGCTAAGGCATAGATTTCTTCCATCCGATGGCTGATGTAAATAATCGCAATGCCATCACGCCGCAGTTTGCGAATTACCTCAAATAAATGCTCACTCTCGCGGTCAGATAGGGCTGCTGTTGGCTCATCCATCACCAAAACGCGGCTTTTGTCCTTCAGCGCCCTGGCAATTTCTACTTGCTGTTGTTCTGCGATCGATAAGGTACTAACTACAGTCTGCCCGGTAAAATTTGCTCCCCGGCTTTCTAACACTTTCTCTGCTTCCAGTTGCATCCCTTTGCGGTCTAAGAACTGACCTCGCCGCAACTCGCTACCCATAAACATATTTTCGGTAACGGTTAAATTCGGTGCAACATTCAGTTCTTGATAAATGAGATTAATTACCTGCCTTACGTGCTGTCGCCGGATCGGTAATTTTCAGGGGTTGACCATTGATGCGAATTTCTCCTTCATCTGCAATGTAAGCCCCAGCCAGGATTTTCATCAATGTGCTTTTGCCTGCTCCGTTTTCACCATGAGGGCGTGAACTTCTCCCGGATAAATCGTCAAATTAACATTTTGAAGCGCAGGTACACCATGAAATCGTTTTGTAATTCCTTGCATTTCTAATACAGGGGTGCTGGTTGGTGCATCAGGAAATGAAGTTTCAATATTTGTTGTCATGAGCAGAACCTGTAAAAATAATCTCAAATTCGGAATTTGTGAGTTAGAAATTAATCAACTCACACTTATTACACTTAATATGTATGAGATGGAAATCATCACTAAATCATGTTTTAAAAAGTGATTAATATCTCGAAAACTTCTGAATATCGAAAGGCGATATATCAAAACTTTCTACACGCGCACATATATACATCATGGGTATTTGCAAAAGCTCTGTCAATGCATCGAAAGACTCAATTCAGATTAGACATAACTTTTAATTTCAAATTGACAATTATTATTTACCAGCCTTTTTCTGTGCTGACGTTATCTTTTGTGATCAGCTTGACTGGAATTAAAATGGTAGGTGATTTAGGTTTCTTCCCATTTAAGATGTCATTGCCAACCTGAACTGCTTTTTGGGCCATTCCTCGTGGATTTTGGGTAGCAGTCGCGGCATATAAACCATCTATTTCTGCGATCGCAGTGATTGCTTCTGGCGCACCATCAACGCCTACAATAAAGAAATCTTTACGTTTTGCTTGGTTAGCTGCTAGTTCTGCGCCTACTCCACTCGGATCATTGATGGCAAAAACAGCATCAATTTTCGGAAAGGTTGTCAGCAAATCAGTCATAACTCTGAGTCCTCCATCCCGGCTACCATCTGCATTCTGGTTTTTAGAGAGTATTTTGATATCGGGATATTTAGACAATACATTCTCGCAGCCATTAACTCGCTGAATCACCGAGTCCACTGGCGGGCCGTTAACTATTACTACATTACCTTTACCTTTAAGACGGTCAGCAATTATATCTGCAACTAACTTCTCCAGCTTGAACATTATTAGTCGTAATTGTGGCATCTACACCTCCTTCTGCACCTGTATCTACTGCTATGACAATTCTGCCTGCTTGTTTTGCTCTTTCAACTATTGGTCTAATTCCACTTTTGTCAGCAGCATTCAAAACAATAATGTCAGTATTGGCAGCAGTGAAATTTTCAATTTGATTGGCTTGTTGGTTGAGGTCGTATGCACTGGAAGCTACAATAACATTGACATCTTCTCCGCCAATTCTCTTCGCTTCTGCTTCAACTGCTTGTCCCATGAGAACGAAGAAGGGATTACTTAAATCACCAACGGTAAAGGCAACTGATCGTAATTTTGAATTTCCAGTGGTAGTCTTACTTTCTGCACTAGTGTTAATAGCTGTATTGACATTCGGAGAACCATTTGTACAGCCGACAAGACTGCCACCGATGATACCTAGTATGCTAGTTGCGATTACGCGAAACATAACACCAGAGGTAAACACAATCTTTTTCACATTCATATATCTCCTAAAAGCCATTTTTACATACACCAAATTTTGAACCTATATATTGTTTAAAAAACAGGAACAAGTATTTTAAGTTAAATTTCCAAAAATTAGTTTTATTAACCTTATAAATCTTCATTTTCTTTGACTTTTTTCATCTTATCTCGCTAAGATGCCAAAATTAATTTTATTTATCGAACTTTACAAAAATAGAAGCTTTTCAATCTCCTTAATATAACTAAAAGTCTTCACTTTAAAGCATTTGCATAAATCAGCATATTCAATATTTATAGCTGTATGAAAAATTTAATATTTCTCAATCGATTTATTTAGCAAATAGACTACTACTAAAGAAGTATTTAATATTAAAGAATTGCTATATTTTGGCAAATGTAAACATCCTTTAGTTAGATGTTTAAAGTTAATCTCATACCTTTATCTAAACAGAATTCAGGAGTCAGGAGTCAGAATTCAGTATGAATTCTGTACGAGTGGCGGATAGCGTAGCGGTAGCGAGTCCACGATAGCGGAGCGTTAGCGAGTATTCGAGCGTCGCGTCTTGATTCTGACTCCTGTTAAGAGAAGTAATGAGTAATGAGTAAAAACTTCTTACTTCTTACTCATTACTTCTCCCCGGCACTTGCACAGGCTTTAAGAGGTGTGGTGAGAAATCCGGGATCATTAAGTGCTTAAAATCACAGCCAAATACTTTTAAAACATCCTCTAAGATCAATCTTAATAAATTTGTATTATTTATTTCCAAAGGAGATGCACTAAGGTAGGATACCTCACAGTGCAATTTCGTAGTTAATGGGTAAAATATGGAGCCTGTAACCCTGACAGCAGCAGCGATCGCAACTTTGGTAATCACCAAAGCCTTTGAAAAAACTGGGGAAATCATCGGCGAAAAGGCTTGGAATGAAGGCGAAAAGTTGTTAGTTCTGCTGAAACGCAAGGAACCTAGCACGGCGAAGGTTATCGAACAGGCTAAAACACAATCTTTAGATTATGGTCAAGCTTATCTCATTGGGCAGCAGGTAGAGGAAGCGGCAAAGAAAGATCCTGAAATTGCTCAAGCTGTGGAAGCTGTAGCCAATGAAGCACAACCTCAACTGACGAACACTATTATTGAAAATTGGCAGGGGATAAATATTAAAGGTGGAACTAATACCATTTCTGGTAACACCTTAAACTTCTGACTAAATTCGCCCCAAGGGGAATCGATAGTTTCTACTGAAATACCGCAAAATTTGCCCCTGAGTGGGGTAGTGGAATTTGTCGGACGTGAAGAAGAATTGCAAAATCTTCACCAACTTTTGCAGGATAATAAACAAGTTGCGATCGCAGCAATAGCAGGGATGGGTGGAGTTGGTAAAACAGAACTGGCTTTACAATATGCCAGCAAGCAACGCAACACTTACAACGGTGGGCTTTGCTGGTTGCTGGCAAAAACTGGAGATGTAGGCATTCAAGTTGTGCAGTTTGCTAGAACGCAGCTTGATTTAAAACCGCCAGAAGATTTTGATATAGTCGCGCAAGTGCAATATTGTTGGCGGCGTTGGCGTGAAGGTGATGTGCTGCTAGTGTTGGATGATGTCAGCGACTACGAAGAAGTCAAGCCTTACTTACAGTCGCTACCTTCTCGGTTTAAAGTGCTGATAACTACCCGCCAGAACTTGGGACGCATCGCACAGTTATCTTTGGATGTGCTGCAACCAGAAGCGGCGCTGGAGTTATTAAAGTCTTTACTCAAAGAAACACCGGGGCGAATTGAAAAAGAATTTGCTTTAGCAAATCAGTTGTGTGAGTGGCTGGGATATTTACCTTTGGGTGTGGAATTAGTGGGGCGCTATCTGGCGCGGAAACAGGATTTATCTTTAGCAGAAATGTTGCGGCGGCTGGAGAACAAGCGACTAGATGAGCGTTCTCTGTCTAAATCTAAGTCGGAAGCTGACATGACAGCACAACGAGGTGTGTTAGCAGCCTTTGAGTTGAGTTGGCAAGAATTAGAGGACAGCGATAAACAACTGGGTTGTTTATTAAGTTTATTTGCCGCCGCACCTATACCTTGGAAGTTGGTGGAACAGTCTTTACCAGAAGAAGATGGAGAAGATTTAGAAGAAATCAGAGATGATAAGCTGTTGAATCTGCATTTACTCCAGCGCAAAGGTGAGGGAATCTATCAATTACATCCACTGCTGAGAGAGTTTTTCCAATATAAGCTTACAGGTTTAGATAAGGGGGAGGAACTAAAGCGATCGCTTTGTCGGGTAATGGTAGCAGTCGCCAAAGATATTCCTGACTTGCCCACCCTTGAGCAAATCACCGCAATTTCTCCCGCCATTCCTCATATAGCTGAAGTAGCGAATCATTTCATTCAATACCTCAGCAATGAAGATTTACTTTGGCCTTTCCTCGGTAACGCTAGATTTTACAATGGTCAAGGTTTATATAACCAAGCTTTACCCTGGTCTAAACAATGTCTAGAAGTCACTAAAAAACGTTTGGGAGAAGAACATCCAGATGTCGCCACTAGCCTCGACAACCTAGCGTTACTCTACGCCTCCCAAGGCAGATACAGCGAAGCCGAACCCCTTCACATCCAAGTTTTAGCACTCACGTGCAAGCTGCTGGGAGAAGAACATCCAGATGTCGCCACTAGCCTCAACAACCTAGCGTTACTCTACGACTCCCAAGGCAGATACAGCGAAGCCGAACCCTTTTACATTCAAGCTTTAGCACTCACGCGCAAGCTGCTGGGAGAAGAACATCCATCTGTCGCCATTAACCTCAACAACCTAGCAGAACTCTACCGTTCCCAAGGCAGATACAGCGAAGCCGAACCCCTTTACATCCAAGCTTTAGCACTCAAGCGCAAGCTGTTGGGAGAAGAACATCCATCTGTCGCACTTAGCCTCAACAACCTAGCGTTACTCTACGACTCCCAAGGCAGATACAGCGAAGCCGAAGCCCTTCACATCCAAGCTTTAGCACTCACGCGCAAGCTGCTGGGAGAAGAACATCCATCTGTCGCCCAAAGCCTCAACAACCTAGCAGCACTCTACTACTCCCAAGGCAGATACAGCGAAGCCGAACCCCTTTACATCCAAGCTTTAGCACTCAAGCGCAAGCTGCTGGGAGAAGAACATCCATCTGTCGCCCAAAGCCTCAACAACCTAGCAGCACTCTACTACTCTCAAGGCAGATACAGCGAAGCCGAACCCCTTTTCATCCAAGCTTTGGCACTCTGGTGTCAACTGCTGGGAGAAGAACATCCATCTGTCGCCCAAAGCCTCAACAACCTAGCGGCACTCTACGACTCCCAAGGCAGATACAGCAAAGCCGAACCCCTTTACATCCAAGCCTTGGCACTCAGGTGTCAACTGCTGGGAGAAGAACATCCAGATATCGCCATTAGCCTCAACAATCTAGCGAGACTCTACTACTTCCAAGGCAGATACAGCGAAGCCGAACCCCTTTACATCCAAGCTTTAGCACTCTGCCGTCAACTGCTAGGTGAAGAACATCCATTAGTTGCTACTAGCCTCAACAACCTAGCGGCACTCTACGACTCCCAAGGCAGATACAGCGAAGCCGAACCCCTTTTCATCCAAGCTTTAGCACTCACACGTAAGCTGCTGGGAGAATCACATCCATCTGTCGCACTTAACCTCAACAACCTAGCGTTACTCTACTATTCCCAAGGCAGATACAGCGAAGCCGAACCCCTTTACATACAAGCTTTGGAAATTGCTGAACTTAGTTTAGGGGTAAATCATCCCAACACAATTACTTTCCGTGAAAATTTAGCATATTTACGCGATCGCCTCCCCCCAAATCCAGAATAAGCTAGTTATATGCAAAGCGTACCGTGATAAAAATGAAACGCGCGTTAGCGTTCGCGGAGCGTCTCGTAGAGAAGCTCACCGAAGGTATCGCTTAAACTCGGTCTTTCGTGTTCCGAACTCGGTCTTTCGTGTTCTGAACGAGAACGTTCTTGTTTCAAGTGACAATGTTTTTGTTCTTAACGAGAACGTTTCTGTTCCCAGTGAGAATATTTCTGTTCCAAACGAGAATGTTCCTGTTTCAAGTGACAATGTTTTAGCTTTAAGCTCGACGTTTCGTGTTCCAAGGTGGAATGATGGTGTTGTAAAGGCGATCGCTCTAGTGGTCTGTCAAGCTAAAAATTGTGTGTGACCAACTTTTGAAATCGTTTGCTAGCAAGATATTCTGGGGCTACTCACGCACAAAATCAAAATTGACAGACCACTAGTTTATAGTGTAAATCTACAGGCAATGTCTATGACAGGCTATTCGGCGTCGCTGTTATCCAATTGTAAATGATGATCTTGTCAAGGCGATCGCTCTACCTTAAAGGTGGAAACTTTATGTTCTTAAATTGGAATTTTTATATTTTTGTTGAAACTGTAAACAAACCAAGATGTTGAACAAATGGCAAGAAATCTTTGTCGCTGAACAAAAGCGAGTTTTGGTTTTCAATGCAAAAAGTAGCGATAATTACATCAGCCGTTTTGCGGATAGTAATGCCATATTTTCGGAGACTTCTATAGTTATCAGCACTCTTGAAAGCAAGATTAATACCTAACATTTCAAAAATTGTCAAAGAAGTCAGTAGTTCCTTTGCTGTTTGATAATCGGCATCAGAACGAAATCCTTGCAGTACCTCAGTCAATATCAGATCACCAATCGCAAGCGGTTCTACTCCCAAAAGTCTATCTAGCTTATTTGTTTCTGGGGTTTTCCTACCGTTAAAATAGTCTATCCATACACTTGTATCTACAATAATCATGAATTTGTTCTGATCTCATCAAGGTTGCCTTCCCATTGGAGATTACCTCGATAAGCTTTTATTTTTTCTTGTTGCTTTAGTTTAATTAGTGTCTTTAACCCAAGTTCAATTACTTCTTGTTTAGTCTGAAGCCCAGTTACTTTCATTGCTTCATCTATGAGCTTTTCATCAATAAAAAAATCAGTTTTCATGGTAGGTTTAGATATTGGTTTGTATAGAATGCGATCAAATGGCTTTTTTGGGTTTGACGATATTGTAAAGCCTAGCGCTCTATTTTTGATTTTAAACCCACAAGCGATCGCCTCCCCCCAAATCCAGAATAAGCTAGTTTTGTGCAAAGCGTACCGTGATAAAACTGAAAAGCGCGTTAGCGAAGCTAGCTCACCGTTCGCGTAGCGTTCCGTAGGAAAGGTATCGCTTAAACTCGGTCTTTCGTGTTCCGAACTCGGTCTTTCGTATTCTGAACGAGAACGTTCTTGTTTCAAGTGACAATGTTTTTGTTCTAAACGAGAACGTTTCTGTTCCCAGTGAGAATATTTCTGTTCCAAACGAGAATGTTCCTGTTTCAAGTGACAATGTTTTAGCTTTAAGCTCGACGTTTCGTGTTCCAAGGTGAAATGATGGTGTTGTAAAGGCGATCGCTCTAGTTTATAGTGTAAATCTACAGGCGATCGCCTTTCAGGTAAAACATTGAATCCATTAGTGTCATTGTGTAGAATGCAATCAGCTTGCTCCGATGGAGGCGATCGCTCTAGTTTATAGTGTAAATCTACAGGCAATGTCTATGACGGGCTATTCGGCATCGCTGTTATCCAATTGTATTTCAAAAATCAAATACAATTCCTATATCAGTGATGTTAAAGCTTAAAAGAAAAACAAAAAGTTTAGTGTATTGATGTATGCACTACGGTTCCCCCGTGCATACTGATCTACAAATCGCAGAATATCTTCTTCTAAGGTAATTGTGACTTTTATCATCTTTTTTAGTTGTAGAAATTAAGCGGAAAAATATTTTTGACAATTAATACTAATTTTCTGCCTGCAACAACCAAAAGCCGCTATAAGTCATCCCAGAATCATCGGGTTGAACTAACAAAAAATGCAATCCTCGGCTTTGCTGTTTGCGTTGTTCAAATGTTTGGGCTGCTGTTGTAACTTCTGGATCTTCAAAAGTGGCAACAATCCATCTGTCCACTAAACCAGCTTCTAATACTAAGCCATCCGGTGCGCCAGAAATGTAGTTTAATGCTACAGAACGGGCTTTCTGCAACCACCGTGCTAGGCGCATCGATTGCCGTCCACCATAAATTACTACACCAGGAACAGGGACTGTTGATGCCAAACCTAAATTGATCGGTTTGAGATGTTCTGGGATGTGCAAAATGGGAATGGGGCGATCGCTAAATCTCGTTTCTACATCACTAGCAGCTAAACTTGCAAAACGCCATTGTTCTCCCCAGAGGTTTTCTGGCAATGGTGCTGGGGGTGGTTTATCCAGCGTTGAAGGATATTGCTTTTCTTGTAACCACTGCTTTAACGCCAAAGTATGACGGGTAGGTTCGACATTTATACTTAAATTACGTCCAGCCGCTTCAATTAAACTTAGTGACTGCGGACGAAACACCTGGATTACATCTGGCAATTTTTCACCAGCAGCGAATTCAAATTGAGCAGCCACCCAACTCGAATTCGCTGCTGACTGGAGACAGGTGGCTTCGTATTCAAAGCTGCGAGTTGCGTCACAAATCAACAACTCCCATAAAATTTGTCCAGATGCATCTTGCAATGGACGACGATAAAAATCAACCTGCCAAATTTTCATAAGTGGGGAGATTCGGGATTGGGGACAAGGGAAATAACTCTTAACAAATGGCTAAGGGACTTGCAAAAAATAAATTATCCCAAATTATTTATAGAATTGTAGGGGATTTGTAGGGGCGCAAGTCTTTGCGTCCCTACATAAGCTGTTAAGCAAATAAGATTGCACATTTAGCGCTGCGCGTTCGCCTAAGCGTTCCGCAGTGATGGGGTATTTTATTAACTAGCACTCTCTAATTCAAAAAGCCTGAATCCATTCTTTAACAGAATATTCAGTCCAAATGCCATTTTTCCAGTAGGGATCATTTTCAATTAACTCGCGCACGGTGGCTTCATTTTCGGCTTCGTAAATGCCAAAAACTTTTGTGACATCTTTGGTGGGGCCAATGGTAATCAGCACGCCGGATTCTTTTTGTTTTGCTAATCCGTCTAAATGAGCTTCACGGTGGGGGGCACGTTTTTCGAGAACGTCTTCGCAGTAAGTTCCCCAAAGTACATATTTAGGCATAATTCCTTGTTACTTCTACTGGTTAATGCGGTTCCCAATTGCAACTATAATGGATTTCTGCCGCTATTGATTCTAAATGTAAAAACTCTCGCCACTTGTCTAAAATTACCTTAGTTTTATATTCATCTACATCTAATCTTTCAGCGATCGCTTGTATTGAAAGCCAATAGCCGGCATAACAACCTGTACCCGAAGTTATATTCATCCTTATTATATGCAAATTGTAGGCGCAACAGCTTATTACAGCATTCCTCTCTTTTCATCCTTTTATTTTGGCTAAGGTATTGGTTTGAGGTGAAGATAGGTTTGTAGAGTCCAGTTATATCGTTCTTAACCGTAACGTAGAGAGTTTTGCCATTGCCAGTAAAGATCCGAACTTTCTAATATGCG encodes the following:
- a CDS encoding tetratricopeptide repeat protein, whose translation is MPLSGVVEFVGREEELQNLHQLLQDNKQVAIAAIAGMGGVGKTELALQYASKQRNTYNGGLCWLLAKTGDVGIQVVQFARTQLDLKPPEDFDIVAQVQYCWRRWREGDVLLVLDDVSDYEEVKPYLQSLPSRFKVLITTRQNLGRIAQLSLDVLQPEAALELLKSLLKETPGRIEKEFALANQLCEWLGYLPLGVELVGRYLARKQDLSLAEMLRRLENKRLDERSLSKSKSEADMTAQRGVLAAFELSWQELEDSDKQLGCLLSLFAAAPIPWKLVEQSLPEEDGEDLEEIRDDKLLNLHLLQRKGEGIYQLHPLLREFFQYKLTGLDKGEELKRSLCRVMVAVAKDIPDLPTLEQITAISPAIPHIAEVANHFIQYLSNEDLLWPFLGNARFYNGQGLYNQALPWSKQCLEVTKKRLGEEHPDVATSLDNLALLYASQGRYSEAEPLHIQVLALTCKLLGEEHPDVATSLNNLALLYDSQGRYSEAEPFYIQALALTRKLLGEEHPSVAINLNNLAELYRSQGRYSEAEPLYIQALALKRKLLGEEHPSVALSLNNLALLYDSQGRYSEAEALHIQALALTRKLLGEEHPSVAQSLNNLAALYYSQGRYSEAEPLYIQALALKRKLLGEEHPSVAQSLNNLAALYYSQGRYSEAEPLFIQALALWCQLLGEEHPSVAQSLNNLAALYDSQGRYSKAEPLYIQALALRCQLLGEEHPDIAISLNNLARLYYFQGRYSEAEPLYIQALALCRQLLGEEHPLVATSLNNLAALYDSQGRYSEAEPLFIQALALTRKLLGESHPSVALNLNNLALLYYSQGRYSEAEPLYIQALEIAELSLGVNHPNTITFRENLAYLRDRLPPNPE
- a CDS encoding YciI family protein — translated: MPKYVLWGTYCEDVLEKRAPHREAHLDGLAKQKESGVLITIGPTKDVTKVFGIYEAENEATVRELIENDPYWKNGIWTEYSVKEWIQAF
- a CDS encoding ABC transporter permease subunit, which gives rise to MCHLFIVTLGSLTALRGVAFLVAKGTTVINRDINFAWVGNDYIGPLPWLVIIALLTVIVSWFVLRQTVLGVQIYAVGGNERAARLTGIKVNRVLLFVYGISGLLAGLAGIMSASRLYSASGVIGQGYELRWRSQLLFLVELSFTGGIGTIAAHF
- a CDS encoding substrate-binding domain-containing protein; translation: MFKLEKLVADIIADRLKGKGNVVIVNGPPVDSVIQRVNGCENVLSKYPDIKILSKNQNADGSRDGGLRVMTDLLTTFPKIDAVFAINDPSGVGAELAANQAKRKDFFIVGVDGAPEAITAIAEIDGLYAATATQNPRGMAQKAVQVGNDILNGKKPKSPTILIPVKLITKDNVSTEKGW
- a CDS encoding ATP-binding cassette domain-containing protein; this encodes MQTSKASGEVFLNGKKLEINTPSDAISAGIGYVPEDRKDQGLFLEMSARKNIAINTLKQDAKAGIVNWGSVNRLSTDAVENFNIRLANLEIRALDLSGGNQQKLLLARWLAIKPRVLMLDEPTRGVDIGAKSEIYRIMSELAAQGVAILMVSSELAEIVGMSDRVLVMREGQLVGELDGSLGKEITQEKIMHYATGASEVLAS
- a CDS encoding ATP-binding cassette domain-containing protein, with amino-acid sequence MRRQHVRQVINLIYQELNVAPNLTVTENMFMGSELRRGQFLDRKGMQLEAEKVLESRGANFTGQTVVSTLSIAEQQQVEIARALKDKSRVLVMDEPTAALSDRESEHLFEVIRKLRRDGIAIIYISHRMEEIYALADRISVLRDGQYIGSLTRSEISPQRLVQMMVGRSMQDFYEHQRQTNPGPVVLEVRNMSDARKKIEPANFKVHAGEIVGLAGLVGAGRTELSRLIFGADQQSQW
- a CDS encoding substrate-binding domain-containing protein, giving the protein MNVKKIVFTSGVMFRVIATSILGIIGGSLVGCTNGSPNVNTAINTSAESKTTTGNSKLRSVAFTVGDLSNPFFVLMGQAVEAEAKRIGGEDVNVIVASSAYDLNQQANQIENFTAANTDIIVLNAADKSGIRPIVERAKQAGRIVIAVDTGAEGGVDATITTNNVQAGEVSCRYNC
- a CDS encoding type II toxin-antitoxin system VapB family antitoxin, translating into MPVDLHYKLERSPPSEQADCILHNDTNGFNVLPERRSPVDLHYKLERSPLQHHHFTLEHETSSLKLKHCHLKQEHSRLEQKYSHWEQKRSRLEQKHCHLKQERSRSEYERPSSEHERPSLSDTFPTERYANGELASLTRFSVLSRYALHKTSLFWIWGEAIACGFKIKNRALGFTISSNPKKPFDRILYKPISKPTMKTDFFIDEKLIDEAMKVTGLQTKQEVIELGLKTLIKLKQQEKIKAYRGNLQWEGNLDEIRTNS
- a CDS encoding Tab2/Atab2 family RNA-binding protein, which encodes MKIWQVDFYRRPLQDASGQILWELLICDATRSFEYEATCLQSAANSSWVAAQFEFAAGEKLPDVIQVFRPQSLSLIEAAGRNLSINVEPTRHTLALKQWLQEKQYPSTLDKPPPAPLPENLWGEQWRFASLAASDVETRFSDRPIPILHIPEHLKPINLGLASTVPVPGVVIYGGRQSMRLARWLQKARSVALNYISGAPDGLVLEAGLVDRWIVATFEDPEVTTAAQTFEQRKQQSRGLHFLLVQPDDSGMTYSGFWLLQAEN
- the vapC gene encoding type II toxin-antitoxin system VapC family toxin gives rise to the protein MIIVDTSVWIDYFNGRKTPETNKLDRLLGVEPLAIGDLILTEVLQGFRSDADYQTAKELLTSLTIFEMLGINLAFKSADNYRSLRKYGITIRKTADVIIATFCIENQNSLLFSDKDFLPFVQHLGLFTVSTKI